A window from Carbonactinospora thermoautotrophica encodes these proteins:
- a CDS encoding HesB/IscA family protein translates to MTVQEQTAQEGIILTDAAAAKVKSLLEQEGRDDLQLRVAVQPGGCAGLRYQLFFDERRLDGDVVKEFGGVQVVTDRMSAPYLSGAVIDFVDTIEKQGFTIDNPNASGSCACGDSFH, encoded by the coding sequence ATGACGGTCCAGGAACAGACCGCGCAGGAGGGCATCATCCTGACCGATGCCGCGGCCGCGAAGGTCAAGAGCTTGCTCGAGCAGGAGGGTCGCGACGATCTGCAGCTGCGTGTGGCCGTCCAGCCGGGCGGCTGTGCCGGCCTGCGCTACCAGTTGTTCTTCGACGAGCGTCGGCTCGACGGCGACGTGGTCAAGGAGTTCGGCGGCGTGCAGGTCGTCACCGACCGGATGAGCGCCCCGTACCTCAGCGGCGCGGTGATCGACTTCGTGGACACGATCGAGAAGCAGGGCTTCACGATCGACAACCCGAACGCCTCCGGTTCCTGCGCTTGCGGCGACTCGTTCCACTGA
- the ctaC gene encoding aa3-type cytochrome oxidase subunit II: MSLNGSDRPRRSLRRRAFQALALGALVVSVSGCSVEEFRRLGMPAPATEQGPTVLRLWQGSWIAALAVGCLVWGLIIWSVIFYRRSRHGQDIPPQTRYNVPIEVLYTVVPFIVISVLFYFTARDESYLLRLSDKPDYTINVVGRQWSWSFNYKDQNVYDVGTPGQPPTLYLPKDKTVRFELTSPDVIHSFWVPAFLFKLDVIPGRVNTFELTPTKEGTFAGKCAELCGVDHARMLFNVKVVSEEEFRQYMEALRAKGQTGKLPEGIVPGNSGSEQ; the protein is encoded by the coding sequence GTGAGTCTCAACGGCTCCGATCGTCCGCGACGCTCGCTGCGTCGCAGGGCGTTCCAGGCGCTGGCGCTCGGCGCCCTTGTGGTGAGCGTCAGCGGTTGTAGCGTGGAGGAGTTCCGCCGGCTCGGCATGCCCGCGCCCGCCACCGAGCAGGGTCCCACCGTGCTCCGGCTCTGGCAGGGCTCGTGGATCGCCGCCCTCGCGGTGGGCTGCCTCGTATGGGGGCTGATCATCTGGAGCGTCATCTTCTACCGGCGCAGCCGCCACGGTCAGGACATCCCGCCGCAGACGCGGTACAACGTCCCGATCGAGGTCCTCTACACGGTCGTCCCGTTCATCGTCATCTCGGTGCTGTTCTACTTCACGGCCCGGGACGAGTCGTACCTGCTGCGGTTGTCGGACAAGCCCGACTACACGATCAACGTGGTCGGCCGGCAGTGGAGCTGGTCCTTCAACTACAAGGACCAGAACGTGTACGACGTGGGCACGCCGGGGCAGCCGCCGACGCTGTACCTACCGAAGGACAAGACCGTGCGGTTCGAGCTCACCTCGCCCGACGTCATCCACTCCTTCTGGGTTCCCGCCTTTCTGTTCAAGCTGGACGTCATCCCTGGCCGGGTGAACACGTTCGAGCTCACCCCGACGAAGGAGGGCACGTTCGCGGGTAAGTGCGCCGAGCTGTGCGGCGTCGACCACGCGCGGATGCTCTTCAACGTCAAGGTCGTGAGCGAGGAAGAGTTCAGACAGTACATGGAAGCCCTCAGGGCGAAGGGTCAGACCGGCAAGCTGCCGGAGGGCATCGTGCCGGGGAATTCGGGGAGCGAGCAGTGA
- a CDS encoding L,D-transpeptidase translates to MTGRSAQALRRLRVAAAVLVAPLLFAACSGGSKATDTKPTESVAQISISVPNGAEKVEPSTKVKVTVKNGKLKAVTVADKEGKPVEGELSADGTAWTTTSSLDLGTDYTAEAVAVDQHGLTKTAKSVFETVEADKTLRFEPVPGRGQTVGVGQPIAITFKTKIKNRKAVQDALVVETTPRVEGAWYWVDSKSVHWRPKDYWPAGTKVTVKANLKGVKAAPGVYGAKNVSYSFNISKNANILKIDLKNTHRMQVYRNGELLKTIPVTGGKPGWDTRSGIKVIMTKEPSHRMRSSTVGVANPESLDYYDLDVKYALRVTWSGEFLHQAEWSVGDQGRRNVSHGCVGMSPANARWLFNIVQIGDPVEVIGTKPSKKMELTNGFGDWNIPWEVWSKGNAEGSESVG, encoded by the coding sequence ATGACCGGGAGGAGCGCACAGGCTCTGCGCCGCCTGCGTGTGGCGGCGGCGGTGCTCGTCGCCCCGCTTCTGTTCGCCGCCTGTAGCGGCGGGAGCAAGGCGACCGACACAAAGCCCACCGAGTCGGTGGCCCAGATCTCGATCAGCGTGCCGAACGGCGCCGAGAAGGTCGAGCCGTCGACCAAGGTGAAGGTCACCGTGAAGAACGGCAAGCTCAAGGCCGTCACGGTGGCGGACAAGGAAGGCAAGCCGGTCGAGGGTGAGCTGAGCGCCGACGGCACGGCGTGGACGACCACGAGCAGCCTGGATCTCGGCACGGACTACACGGCCGAGGCGGTGGCCGTCGACCAGCACGGGCTGACCAAGACGGCCAAGTCCGTGTTCGAGACCGTGGAGGCCGACAAGACGCTGCGGTTCGAACCCGTCCCGGGCCGTGGCCAGACCGTCGGCGTGGGACAGCCGATCGCGATCACCTTCAAGACCAAGATCAAGAACCGGAAGGCCGTCCAGGACGCCCTGGTCGTGGAGACCACGCCGCGGGTCGAGGGCGCCTGGTACTGGGTCGACAGCAAGAGCGTGCACTGGCGCCCGAAGGACTACTGGCCGGCCGGCACCAAGGTCACGGTCAAGGCGAACCTCAAGGGCGTGAAGGCCGCGCCGGGCGTGTACGGGGCGAAGAACGTGTCCTACTCGTTCAACATCTCCAAGAACGCGAACATCCTGAAGATCGACCTCAAGAACACGCACCGGATGCAGGTCTACCGGAACGGCGAGCTGCTCAAGACGATCCCGGTGACCGGCGGCAAGCCGGGCTGGGACACCCGCAGCGGCATCAAGGTCATCATGACCAAGGAGCCGTCGCATCGGATGCGGTCTTCCACGGTCGGCGTGGCCAACCCCGAGAGCCTGGACTACTACGACCTGGACGTGAAGTACGCGCTGCGCGTCACGTGGAGCGGCGAGTTCCTGCACCAGGCCGAGTGGTCCGTGGGGGACCAGGGCAGGCGGAACGTGAGCCACGGCTGCGTGGGCATGAGCCCGGCGAACGCCAGATGGCTGTTCAACATCGTCCAGATCGGCGACCCGGTCGAGGTGATCGGCACCAAGCCGAGCAAGAAGATGGAGCTGACCAACGGGTTCGGCGACTGGAACATCCCGTGGGAGGTCTGGAGCAAGGGCAACGCGGAGGGCTCGGAGTCCGTGGGGTGA
- a CDS encoding glycerate kinase family protein — translation MRVLIAPDKFAGTLTAVQAAEAIAAGWRRTAPHDDLDLAPLADGGPGFVEVLHQALGGELISVTVTGPLGEPVPGVVLLTEEDGVRTAYVESAQACGLELVPEDRRDPGATTTYGVGELIAAAVDQGAARIVVGLGGSATNDGGAGLLAALGAEPADRLRRGGAALATLDQVDLVAARARVAGVELVAASDVDNPLLGLRGASNVFGPQKGATAEQVHQLDAALTRWAELADRKTADAKGAGAAGGLGYGLLLLGARRVPGIETVLQAVGLPDRAARADLVLTGEGSFDFQSLRGKVVSGVAALAGRYAKPCVVLAGQVKVGRREMGAMGVESAYAVTEVAGSRQEAMARPAEHLERLAARVARTWSR, via the coding sequence GTGCGCGTTCTCATCGCCCCTGACAAGTTCGCCGGCACCCTCACCGCGGTCCAGGCGGCGGAGGCGATCGCCGCCGGCTGGCGGCGGACCGCCCCGCACGACGACCTCGACCTCGCCCCGCTCGCCGACGGCGGCCCCGGCTTCGTCGAGGTGCTGCACCAGGCCCTCGGCGGCGAGCTGATCTCGGTCACCGTCACCGGGCCGCTCGGCGAGCCCGTGCCCGGCGTGGTCCTCCTCACCGAGGAGGACGGGGTGCGGACCGCGTACGTGGAGAGCGCCCAGGCCTGCGGTCTCGAGCTCGTCCCCGAGGACCGCCGCGACCCTGGAGCGACCACCACGTACGGCGTCGGCGAGCTGATCGCGGCGGCCGTCGACCAGGGCGCGGCGCGGATCGTCGTCGGCCTCGGCGGCTCGGCCACCAACGACGGGGGCGCGGGCCTGCTCGCCGCGCTCGGTGCCGAGCCGGCCGACCGGTTGCGGCGCGGCGGCGCCGCCCTCGCCACCCTCGACCAGGTGGATCTCGTCGCCGCCCGCGCGCGGGTGGCCGGTGTCGAGCTGGTCGCGGCCAGCGACGTCGACAACCCGCTGCTCGGGCTGCGGGGCGCCAGCAACGTCTTCGGCCCGCAGAAGGGCGCCACCGCCGAGCAGGTGCACCAGCTCGACGCCGCCCTCACCCGCTGGGCGGAGCTGGCGGATCGGAAGACCGCGGACGCCAAGGGCGCAGGCGCGGCCGGCGGCCTGGGGTATGGCCTGCTGCTGCTCGGCGCCCGCCGCGTTCCCGGGATCGAGACCGTCCTGCAGGCCGTCGGGCTGCCGGATCGCGCGGCCCGGGCCGACCTGGTCCTCACCGGCGAGGGCTCGTTCGACTTCCAGTCGCTGCGCGGCAAGGTGGTGAGCGGCGTGGCCGCGCTCGCCGGCCGGTACGCCAAGCCGTGTGTCGTGCTCGCCGGTCAGGTCAAGGTGGGACGGCGCGAGATGGGTGCGATGGGGGTGGAGTCCGCGTACGCCGTCACCGAGGTAGCCGGCTCCAGGCAGGAGGCCATGGCGCGTCCCGCCGAGCACCTGGAGCGGCTCGCCGCCCGGGTCGCCCGCACTTGGTCCCGCTGA
- a CDS encoding cytochrome c oxidase subunit 4: MKFEGNIFAIVAVFLAPVTVIYWLLSKEPVGTTALAMTFGLCFLIGFYLLFTARRIDPRPEDDEEAEVSDGAGELGFFSPHSWWPLYLGGAAALTTMGVVFGWWLVFFTAPLLLLAVIGWVFEYYRGEHARH; the protein is encoded by the coding sequence GTGAAGTTCGAAGGCAACATCTTCGCGATCGTGGCGGTCTTCCTCGCGCCCGTCACGGTGATCTACTGGCTCCTCTCCAAGGAGCCGGTCGGAACCACGGCCCTGGCGATGACCTTCGGGCTGTGCTTCCTGATCGGTTTCTACCTGCTGTTCACCGCGCGCCGGATCGACCCGCGACCCGAGGACGACGAGGAGGCCGAGGTCTCCGACGGCGCGGGCGAGCTGGGTTTCTTCAGCCCGCACAGCTGGTGGCCGCTGTACCTGGGAGGCGCCGCGGCGCTCACCACGATGGGTGTGGTGTTCGGCTGGTGGCTGGTGTTCTTCACCGCGCCCCTGTTGCTGCTCGCGGTCATCGGATGGGTGTTCGAGTACTACCGTGGTGAGCACGCGCGGCACTAG
- a CDS encoding DUF4259 domain-containing protein: protein MGSWGTGPFDNDDAMDFFGELELADPDKAMTRVRDVLVATVERPGCLEVSEANVAVAAAALVAAGRSRFARSGSQVVDEWLSTHRPHASQDDQELAIRALDRVCGPDSEWLELWQTAGKEQDVRACVENLKRVLSS, encoded by the coding sequence ATGGGTTCTTGGGGAACGGGTCCTTTCGACAACGACGACGCGATGGACTTCTTCGGCGAGCTGGAACTCGCCGACCCCGACAAGGCCATGACCCGGGTGCGCGACGTGCTCGTGGCCACTGTCGAGCGTCCTGGGTGCCTGGAGGTGAGCGAGGCCAACGTGGCCGTCGCCGCGGCCGCCCTGGTGGCGGCGGGGCGTTCCCGGTTCGCGCGGTCTGGCTCCCAGGTGGTGGACGAGTGGCTGTCCACCCACCGCCCGCACGCCTCCCAGGACGACCAGGAACTGGCGATCCGGGCCCTGGACCGCGTCTGCGGCCCGGACAGCGAGTGGCTGGAGCTGTGGCAGACCGCCGGGAAGGAACAGGACGTCCGGGCGTGCGTGGAGAACCTGAAGCGGGTACTCAGCTCCTGA
- a CDS encoding carbohydrate kinase family protein yields MRIAVTGSIATDHLMTFPGRFVDQLVPDKLHRVSLSFLVDGLEIRRGGIAANICFGMACLGLEPILVGAVGHDFDDYRSWLDRHGVNTRFVHVSELHHTARFLCTTDLDHNQLASFYPGAMSEARDIELAPIAERVGGLDLVMISPNDPEAMLRHTDECRIRGYPFAADPSQQLARLDGDDVRRLVEGARYLFTNEYEGQLTEQKTGWSHEEILDRVEIRVTTLGPHGVRIDRKGAEPIVVPAPEEEVKADPTGVGDAFRAGFLAGVAWGLSLERSAQIGNMLATLALETIGTQEYELGRGRFLERLAKTYGEEAAADIEPHVRCPYP; encoded by the coding sequence GTGCGTATCGCCGTAACCGGGTCCATCGCGACCGACCACCTCATGACCTTCCCCGGTCGCTTCGTCGACCAACTGGTCCCCGACAAGCTCCACCGGGTCTCGTTGTCGTTTCTGGTGGACGGGTTGGAGATCCGACGCGGCGGGATCGCGGCGAACATCTGTTTCGGCATGGCGTGCCTGGGCCTGGAGCCGATCCTGGTCGGCGCGGTGGGCCATGACTTCGACGACTACCGGTCCTGGTTGGACCGGCACGGCGTGAACACCCGGTTCGTGCACGTCTCCGAGCTGCACCACACCGCGCGCTTCCTGTGCACGACCGACCTGGACCACAACCAGCTCGCCTCCTTCTACCCCGGCGCGATGAGCGAGGCCCGGGACATCGAGCTGGCCCCCATCGCCGAGCGGGTCGGCGGCCTGGACCTGGTGATGATCAGCCCGAACGACCCGGAGGCCATGCTGCGCCACACCGACGAGTGCCGGATCCGCGGGTACCCGTTCGCGGCCGACCCCTCCCAGCAGCTGGCCCGCTTGGACGGCGACGACGTCCGCCGGCTGGTGGAGGGCGCCAGGTACCTGTTCACCAACGAGTACGAGGGCCAGCTGACCGAGCAGAAGACCGGCTGGTCGCATGAGGAGATCCTGGACCGGGTGGAGATCCGGGTGACCACGCTCGGCCCGCACGGCGTGCGCATCGACCGCAAGGGTGCGGAGCCGATCGTGGTCCCCGCCCCGGAGGAAGAGGTCAAGGCCGACCCGACCGGCGTCGGCGACGCGTTCCGCGCCGGCTTCCTCGCCGGCGTGGCGTGGGGCCTGTCGCTGGAACGCTCCGCCCAGATCGGCAACATGCTGGCCACGCTCGCTCTGGAGACGATCGGCACGCAGGAGTACGAGCTGGGTCGCGGGCGCTTCCTGGAGCGGCTCGCCAAGACGTACGGGGAGGAGGCCGCGGCCGACATCGAGCCGCACGTGCGCTGCCCCTACCCGTGA
- the nadA gene encoding quinolinate synthase NadA has translation MTTIPDLDLPEGVQPTPLALLMLGRGKDPHSERGVECPGDLPPASDPDLVERARAAKEKLGGNLFVLGHHYQRDEVIQFADVTGDSFKLAREAAARPEAPYIVFCGVHFMAESADILTAAHQQVILPDLAAGCSMADMAAIEQVEEAWEVLQDAGVADVTVPVSYMNSSADIKGFTGRHGGTICTSSNAKRALEWAFAKGEKVLFLPDQHLGRNTAVLQLGMSLDDCVVYDPHKPAGGLTADQLRAARMILWRGHCSVHGRFTLECVKDVRERIPDVTVLVHPECRHEVVTNADLVGSTEYIIKTVDAAPAGSAWAVGTELNLVKRLAKRHPDKTIVFLDRTVCFCSTMNRIDLPHLVWALESLVDGRVVNRIQVDEDTAHWARVALDQMLALPGA, from the coding sequence GTGACCACGATCCCCGACCTGGACCTACCCGAGGGCGTGCAGCCCACCCCCCTGGCGCTGCTGATGTTGGGTCGCGGCAAGGACCCGCACAGCGAACGGGGCGTGGAGTGTCCGGGTGACCTGCCGCCGGCATCCGACCCGGACCTGGTCGAGCGGGCCCGGGCCGCCAAGGAGAAGCTGGGTGGGAACCTCTTCGTGCTGGGCCACCACTACCAGCGGGACGAGGTCATCCAGTTCGCCGACGTGACCGGCGACTCGTTCAAGCTGGCCCGCGAGGCGGCAGCCCGGCCGGAGGCGCCGTACATCGTGTTCTGCGGCGTGCACTTCATGGCCGAGTCCGCGGACATCCTGACCGCCGCTCACCAGCAGGTGATCCTGCCCGACCTGGCCGCCGGCTGCTCGATGGCCGACATGGCCGCGATCGAACAGGTCGAGGAGGCCTGGGAGGTCCTGCAGGACGCCGGGGTCGCCGACGTGACCGTCCCGGTCTCGTACATGAACTCCTCCGCCGACATCAAGGGCTTCACCGGCCGGCACGGCGGCACCATCTGCACCTCCTCGAACGCCAAGCGCGCGCTGGAGTGGGCGTTCGCCAAGGGCGAGAAGGTGCTGTTCCTGCCCGACCAGCACCTGGGCCGCAACACCGCCGTGCTCCAGCTCGGCATGAGCCTGGACGACTGCGTGGTGTACGACCCGCACAAGCCGGCGGGCGGCCTGACGGCGGACCAACTGCGGGCCGCGCGGATGATCCTGTGGCGCGGGCACTGCTCGGTGCACGGACGGTTCACGCTGGAGTGCGTCAAGGACGTGCGCGAGCGCATCCCGGACGTCACCGTGCTGGTGCACCCGGAGTGCCGCCACGAGGTCGTGACCAACGCCGACCTGGTCGGTTCGACCGAGTACATCATCAAGACCGTCGACGCCGCCCCGGCGGGATCCGCGTGGGCGGTCGGCACCGAGCTGAACCTGGTCAAGCGGCTGGCCAAGCGACACCCGGACAAGACGATCGTGTTCTTGGACCGCACGGTCTGCTTCTGCTCGACCATGAACCGGATCGACCTGCCGCACCTGGTGTGGGCGCTGGAGTCCCTCGTGGACGGCAGGGTCGTCAACCGCATCCAGGTGGACGAGGACACCGCGCACTGGGCCCGGGTCGCGCTGGACCAGATGCTGGCCCTGCCCGGGGCCTGA